In Vicinamibacterales bacterium, one DNA window encodes the following:
- a CDS encoding DUF6677 family protein translates to MATKSTTAERAGAEPGRLALVVGLSWLIPGAGHLLQGRRQKGIVFLIALPLMFAIGLWLEGRLFPLEMSDPLVFLGGIANRGIGLPYFVARAMDAGLGTVTAASYEYGNTFLMTAGLLNFLVVLDAFDIAKGRK, encoded by the coding sequence ATGGCGACGAAATCCACCACAGCGGAGCGCGCCGGAGCGGAGCCGGGCCGGCTCGCGCTCGTCGTCGGACTCTCGTGGCTGATCCCCGGCGCGGGGCACCTGCTGCAGGGCCGCCGGCAGAAAGGCATCGTCTTCCTGATCGCCCTGCCGCTGATGTTCGCGATCGGGTTGTGGCTCGAGGGACGGCTGTTCCCGCTCGAGATGTCCGACCCGCTGGTGTTCCTCGGCGGCATCGCCAACCGCGGCATCGGTCTTCCGTACTTCGTCGCGCGGGCGATGGATGCGGGCCTCGGCACGGTGACCGCCGCCTCGTACGAGTACGGCAACACGTTCCTGATGACCGCCGGCCTGCTGAACTTCCTCGTCGTGCTGGACGCGTTCGACATCGCCAAGGGGCGGAAGTAG
- a CDS encoding DUF2085 domain-containing protein, with amino-acid sequence MPIAVRRAARAGQFAVGVGLWLWMAALFLAPAAMRPFCGFICHQRPERSFFLPGGTQMPVCARCTGLYVGGALAFPLTLAAGASVSARRARRVLALAALPTAVTWTLETAGAAAFSNAARFAAALPLGCAAAWLVLGVLADD; translated from the coding sequence GTGCCGATCGCGGTGCGTCGGGCGGCGAGAGCAGGGCAATTCGCCGTGGGCGTGGGCCTCTGGCTGTGGATGGCGGCACTCTTCCTGGCGCCGGCCGCGATGCGGCCGTTCTGCGGGTTCATCTGTCATCAGCGTCCTGAACGGTCGTTCTTCCTTCCCGGCGGCACCCAGATGCCGGTATGCGCGCGCTGCACGGGTCTCTACGTCGGCGGCGCGCTCGCCTTTCCCCTGACGCTCGCTGCCGGAGCGTCCGTCTCTGCCCGCCGCGCCCGCCGCGTGCTGGCGCTGGCCGCGCTGCCGACCGCCGTCACGTGGACGCTCGAGACCGCCGGCGCCGCCGCGTTCTCGAACGCCGCGCGCTTTGCGGCCGCGCTGCCGCTCGGATGCGCCGCCGCCTGGCTCGTGCTCGGCGTGCTCGCGGACGACTGA
- a CDS encoding VWA domain-containing protein, protein MKVLIAALACLAASASALAQELPPVADLPSRPMFRSTAAVVSLNVTVQDRSAKYVAGLQPADFAVYEDGVKQEVRFFESSTVPLDLIVLIDTSSSMTDKIGLAQDAAAGFLGTLRDIDRGAVVSFSDTVSILEPLTSNRAALQRAVRSTVARGKTALNTALYVALRQFGQRARSAEAVRRQAIVLLSDGADTASPMSQDDVLRAARRSGVSVYTVSLQPAERTLAARVESDESDRALQALARETGGASFFPRPDQLRSVYRAIATELANQYSIGYVPSDERLDSRFRRIVVQVLTGNALRSRTRLGYATDER, encoded by the coding sequence GTGAAAGTCCTGATCGCCGCGCTGGCGTGTCTCGCGGCCAGCGCCTCAGCTCTCGCCCAGGAGCTCCCCCCCGTCGCCGATCTGCCGTCGCGGCCGATGTTCCGCAGCACCGCGGCGGTCGTCTCGCTGAACGTCACCGTGCAGGACAGGAGCGCGAAGTACGTCGCCGGGCTCCAGCCGGCCGACTTCGCAGTGTACGAGGACGGCGTAAAGCAGGAAGTCCGGTTCTTCGAGTCCTCGACGGTGCCGCTCGATCTGATCGTGCTGATCGACACCAGCTCCAGCATGACCGACAAGATCGGCCTGGCGCAGGACGCCGCGGCCGGCTTCCTCGGCACGCTGCGCGACATCGATCGCGGCGCGGTGGTTTCCTTCAGCGACACGGTCTCGATTCTGGAGCCGCTCACCTCCAATCGCGCCGCCCTGCAGCGGGCCGTCCGCAGCACGGTCGCGCGCGGAAAGACGGCCCTCAATACCGCGCTCTACGTCGCCCTGAGGCAATTCGGCCAGCGGGCGCGATCCGCCGAGGCCGTGCGCCGGCAGGCGATCGTCCTGCTGTCCGACGGCGCCGACACCGCGAGCCCGATGTCGCAGGACGACGTGCTGCGCGCGGCGCGGCGGTCGGGGGTGAGCGTCTACACCGTGTCGCTGCAGCCCGCCGAACGGACCCTCGCGGCCCGCGTCGAGTCGGACGAGTCCGATCGCGCGCTGCAGGCGCTCGCGCGTGAGACCGGAGGCGCTTCGTTCTTCCCTCGTCCCGATCAACTGCGGTCGGTGTATCGCGCGATCGCCACCGAGCTCGCCAACCAGTACTCGATCGGGTACGTCCCCAGCGACGAACGTCTGGACAGCCGGTTCAGGCGGATCGTCGTCCAGGTGCTGACGGGGAACGCATTGCGCTCGCGGACGCGACTGGGATACGCGACCGACGAACGGTGA
- a CDS encoding carbohydrate kinase family protein, translating into MSTIVTGSIAFDYLMSFPGKFTEHFLPEHMSRVSLSFLVDSMDKRRGGCAPNIAYTMALLGERPRLMGTAGQDFDDYRRWLEAAGVDTSLVKQVEDKFTASFFCSTDTESNQIASFYTGAMANAGELSFRTVTGAELVIVSPNDPGAMVQYAEECRTLGIPFVWDPGQQCARMSGPELADGIEGAAIVICNDYELELMKQKTGMDEAAILSRADALIVTRGEHGCTIHQGTAITPVPAVTPHSIVDPTGVGDAFRGGLLKGLAAGWSLEVACRVGSVAATYALEHLGGQSHAYTWDEFSARYAAHFGPL; encoded by the coding sequence ATGTCCACCATCGTCACCGGTTCGATCGCCTTCGACTACCTGATGTCCTTCCCCGGGAAGTTCACCGAGCACTTCCTGCCGGAGCACATGAGCCGCGTCAGCCTCAGCTTCCTCGTAGACTCGATGGACAAGCGGCGCGGCGGCTGCGCCCCGAACATCGCCTACACGATGGCGCTCCTCGGCGAGCGTCCGCGGCTGATGGGCACCGCCGGCCAGGACTTCGACGACTATCGCCGCTGGCTCGAGGCCGCGGGGGTCGACACCTCGCTGGTGAAGCAGGTGGAGGACAAGTTCACCGCCTCGTTCTTCTGCAGCACTGACACCGAGAGCAACCAGATTGCCTCGTTCTACACGGGGGCGATGGCCAACGCGGGCGAATTGTCGTTCCGCACCGTGACCGGCGCGGAGCTGGTGATCGTGTCGCCCAACGATCCGGGCGCGATGGTCCAGTATGCCGAGGAGTGCCGCACGCTGGGCATCCCGTTCGTGTGGGATCCGGGCCAGCAGTGCGCGCGGATGAGCGGACCGGAGCTGGCCGACGGCATCGAGGGGGCCGCGATCGTGATCTGCAACGACTACGAGCTGGAGCTGATGAAGCAGAAGACGGGGATGGACGAGGCGGCGATTCTCTCGCGCGCCGACGCGCTCATCGTCACCCGCGGCGAACACGGCTGCACGATCCACCAGGGGACGGCGATCACGCCGGTTCCCGCGGTGACGCCGCACTCGATCGTCGATCCCACCGGTGTCGGCGACGCCTTCCGGGGCGGATTGCTCAAGGGGCTCGCCGCCGGGTGGAGCCTCGAGGTCGCCTGCCGGGTCGGCAGTGTCGCGGCAACGTACGCGCTGGAACATCTTGGAGGGCAGAGCCACGCCTACACGTGGGACGAGTTCAGCGCCCGCTACGCCGCCCACTTCGGACCGCTGTAA
- the mtnP gene encoding S-methyl-5'-thioadenosine phosphorylase → MAESDMSEAIRIGIIGGSGLYDMAELTDREERKVTTPFGDPSDPYVIGTLRGQRVAFLARHGAGHRHTPTELNYRANIFGMKMLGVEFILSASAVGSLQERYVPQHLVIPDQFFDRTKGRVSTFFGNGLVAHVAFAHPVCGRLGNVAHDACRTVGATVHKGGTYVCMEGPQFSTLAESKLYRSWGMDIIGMTNLQEAKLAREAEICYATIALVTDYDCWHPDHDSVTVDMIVQNLVANAKTAQQVIADAVSRLPYERTCECATALQHALLTRPDAIPDRVKRDLAPLVGKYLK, encoded by the coding sequence ATGGCAGAGAGCGACATGAGCGAAGCGATCAGAATCGGCATCATCGGCGGGTCCGGCCTGTACGACATGGCGGAACTGACCGATCGGGAAGAGCGCAAGGTGACCACGCCGTTCGGCGATCCGTCGGATCCCTACGTGATCGGGACGCTCCGCGGGCAGCGGGTCGCGTTCCTGGCGCGCCACGGGGCGGGGCACCGCCACACCCCGACCGAGTTGAACTACCGCGCCAACATCTTCGGCATGAAGATGCTCGGCGTCGAGTTCATCCTGTCGGCGAGCGCGGTCGGATCGCTGCAGGAGCGCTACGTGCCGCAGCACCTCGTCATCCCCGATCAGTTCTTCGATCGGACGAAGGGGCGGGTCAGCACCTTCTTCGGCAACGGCCTGGTCGCGCACGTCGCCTTCGCGCATCCGGTATGCGGCCGGCTGGGCAACGTGGCCCACGATGCGTGCCGGACCGTCGGCGCGACGGTCCACAAGGGCGGCACCTATGTGTGCATGGAGGGGCCGCAGTTCTCGACCCTTGCCGAGTCGAAGCTGTACCGGAGCTGGGGGATGGACATCATCGGGATGACCAACCTGCAGGAGGCCAAGCTGGCCCGCGAGGCGGAGATCTGCTACGCGACGATCGCGCTGGTCACCGACTACGACTGCTGGCACCCGGACCACGACTCGGTGACGGTCGACATGATCGTGCAGAACCTGGTGGCGAACGCGAAGACCGCCCAGCAGGTCATCGCCGACGCGGTGTCGCGTCTCCCGTACGAGCGCACGTGCGAGTGCGCCACCGCCTTGCAGCACGCGCTGCTCACCCGCCCGGACGCGATCCCCGATCGCGTCAAGCGCGATCTCGCTCCCCTCGTCGGCAAGTACCTGAAGTGA
- a CDS encoding MBL fold metallo-hydrolase, translated as MTFGEFDLTPLLDGYFRLDGGAMFGVVPKTLWSRRAAADDRNRVTFAMRPLLIRPAGGPLTIVDAGAGDKMDAKSQEIYGFDRAEDLDVALARAGVRAQDIELVIASHLHFDHAGGFTVRRADGALAPRFPNARYVINPGEWEDATHPHERNRASYFAENYLPLQEAGVVDFVADDREILPGVRFRRTGGHTRWHQMITIDAGGKTAVFAADLMPTTAHVDLPWIMAYDLYPMETLAFKRAFLREAVEREYLIFFEHDARIAAGYIRADGSRLSVDPVI; from the coding sequence ATGACGTTCGGCGAGTTCGACCTGACACCGCTGCTCGATGGCTACTTCCGTCTCGATGGCGGCGCGATGTTCGGCGTGGTGCCGAAGACGCTGTGGTCGAGGCGCGCCGCGGCGGACGATCGCAATCGCGTCACCTTCGCCATGCGGCCGCTGCTCATCCGTCCGGCGGGCGGACCGCTGACGATCGTCGACGCCGGCGCCGGCGACAAGATGGACGCGAAGAGCCAGGAGATCTACGGGTTCGACCGTGCCGAGGACCTCGACGTCGCGCTGGCCCGCGCCGGCGTCCGCGCCCAGGACATCGAGCTGGTGATCGCCTCGCATCTCCACTTCGATCACGCCGGCGGCTTCACCGTCCGCCGCGCGGACGGCGCGCTCGCGCCGAGGTTTCCGAACGCGCGCTACGTGATCAATCCCGGCGAATGGGAGGACGCGACGCATCCGCACGAGCGGAACCGCGCCAGCTATTTCGCCGAGAACTACCTGCCGCTGCAGGAGGCCGGCGTGGTGGACTTCGTCGCCGACGATCGCGAGATCCTGCCCGGCGTCCGTTTCCGCCGCACCGGCGGCCACACCCGCTGGCACCAGATGATCACGATCGACGCCGGCGGGAAGACGGCGGTGTTCGCCGCGGATCTGATGCCGACGACGGCGCACGTCGACCTGCCGTGGATCATGGCATACGATCTCTATCCGATGGAGACGCTGGCGTTCAAGCGCGCATTCCTGCGGGAAGCCGTCGAGCGCGAGTACTTGATCTTCTTCGAGCACGACGCCCGCATCGCCGCCGGCTACATCCGGGCCGACGGCAGCCGCCTCTCCGTCGATCCCGTGATCTAG
- the mce gene encoding methylmalonyl-CoA epimerase, which translates to MKATLDHIGIAVGDLGEALKFYRDALGLEVEAPEEVASQRVRAHFIPTGESAIELLEATADDSPIARYVARRGPGIHHLTLRVDDIRAVLARLKEKGVRLIDEAPRPGAHGSEVAFIHPASTHGVLVELKQRVLLEGIEGGEDMSKERRGC; encoded by the coding sequence ATGAAAGCAACGCTGGATCACATTGGCATCGCCGTCGGCGACCTCGGCGAGGCGCTGAAGTTCTATCGCGACGCGCTCGGGCTCGAGGTGGAAGCGCCCGAGGAGGTCGCGTCGCAGCGGGTCCGGGCGCACTTCATTCCAACCGGCGAGTCCGCGATCGAACTGCTGGAGGCCACCGCCGACGATTCGCCGATTGCCAGGTACGTCGCCAGGCGCGGCCCGGGCATCCACCACCTGACGCTTCGGGTCGACGACATCCGCGCCGTGCTGGCGCGCCTGAAGGAGAAGGGCGTGCGGCTGATCGACGAGGCGCCGCGTCCCGGCGCGCACGGCTCGGAGGTGGCGTTCATCCATCCGGCGAGCACGCACGGCGTGCTCGTGGAATTGAAGCAGCGGGTCTTGCTCGAGGGTATCGAGGGCGGCGAAGACATGTCGAAGGAGCGTCGTGGTTGCTGA
- the meaB gene encoding methylmalonyl Co-A mutase-associated GTPase MeaB, with amino-acid sequence MNARASLSERVRQGDPRAIARAISLIEDEAPQGPDLVRRIFAATGRAYLIGVTGSPGAGKSTLVDRLIAALRRGGRSVGVIAVDPTSPYTGGAILGDRVRMQAHAGDSGVFIRSMATRGNLGGLARATAEAALVLDASGKDIVIIETVGVGQDEVDIVRTADVSIVTLVPGTGDEVQALKAGIMEIADIFVVNKADREGADRTVASIEAMLSLEAYDASRWRPPIVKTEATTGKGIAELVEQIERFRTHTAATLGERRRARAEFRVRELLAHRFVQYVNQQVLAPGEFDRMLDRIASRDTDPYTVVETIVSRAIR; translated from the coding sequence GTGAACGCACGCGCCTCGCTCTCCGAGCGCGTCCGCCAGGGGGATCCGCGCGCCATCGCGCGCGCCATCAGCCTGATCGAGGACGAAGCGCCGCAGGGGCCCGATCTCGTGCGCCGGATCTTCGCCGCCACGGGCCGGGCCTACCTGATCGGCGTGACCGGATCGCCCGGCGCCGGCAAGAGCACGCTCGTCGACCGCCTCATCGCGGCGCTGCGGCGCGGCGGCCGCAGCGTCGGCGTCATCGCCGTCGATCCGACCAGTCCGTATACGGGCGGCGCCATTCTCGGCGATCGGGTCCGCATGCAGGCGCACGCCGGCGACAGCGGCGTCTTCATCCGCAGCATGGCGACGCGCGGCAATCTCGGCGGCCTCGCCCGGGCCACGGCCGAAGCCGCTCTCGTGCTCGACGCCTCCGGCAAGGACATCGTCATCATCGAGACCGTGGGCGTGGGGCAGGACGAAGTGGACATCGTGCGCACCGCGGACGTGTCGATCGTCACGCTGGTGCCGGGCACCGGCGACGAAGTGCAGGCGCTCAAGGCCGGCATCATGGAGATTGCCGATATCTTCGTCGTCAACAAGGCGGACCGCGAGGGAGCGGACCGTACGGTCGCCTCGATCGAGGCGATGCTGTCGCTCGAGGCCTACGACGCGAGCCGCTGGCGTCCGCCCATCGTCAAGACCGAGGCCACGACCGGCAAGGGGATTGCGGAGCTGGTCGAGCAGATCGAGCGGTTCCGGACGCACACCGCCGCGACGCTGGGCGAGCGCCGCCGCGCCCGCGCCGAGTTCCGCGTCCGCGAGCTGCTGGCGCACCGCTTCGTGCAGTACGTCAACCAGCAGGTGCTGGCGCCGGGGGAGTTCGACCGGATGCTGGATCGCATCGCCTCGCGCGACACCGATCCGTACACGGTCGTTGAAACCATCGTGAGCCGCGCGATACGCTGA
- a CDS encoding acyl-CoA dehydrogenase → MDFRPTEEQRLLRQTVREFAEAEMRPHVMAWDEAQQFPMDLLPKLAALGLMGIQFDEQYGGAAMSAVDYCICIEELARVCPAIALSVAAHNGLCTSHINMFGSGAQKQQYLPRLVKGEVLGAWGLTEASAGSDAAGMRTTAVRRGDGWVLNGAKNFITHGRIGGMMVAMAVTDRTKGHRGISAFVLEHGTPGMSAGKKENKLGMRASDTSEVVFQDCRIPASQLLGEEGQGFINTLQVLDAGRIGIAALSVGLAQGAYEAARGYARERRQFGQPIAAFQAIQWKLADAATRIEAARLLTYRAAHLKDLGRRMTRESAMAKLYASETAVKVADDCVQIHGGYGFVKDYPAEKYFRDVKLLTIGEGTSEIQRLVIARQLLA, encoded by the coding sequence GTGGATTTTCGTCCGACCGAAGAGCAGCGCCTGCTGCGGCAGACCGTCCGCGAGTTCGCGGAAGCGGAGATGCGACCGCACGTGATGGCCTGGGACGAGGCGCAGCAGTTTCCGATGGACCTGCTGCCGAAGCTCGCGGCGCTGGGGTTGATGGGCATCCAGTTCGACGAGCAGTACGGCGGCGCCGCCATGTCGGCGGTCGACTACTGCATCTGCATCGAGGAGCTGGCGCGCGTCTGTCCGGCGATCGCGCTGTCGGTGGCGGCGCACAACGGGCTGTGCACCTCGCACATCAACATGTTCGGCAGCGGCGCGCAGAAGCAGCAGTACCTGCCGCGGCTGGTGAAAGGTGAAGTGCTCGGCGCGTGGGGGCTCACCGAAGCCAGCGCCGGGAGCGACGCCGCCGGCATGCGCACCACCGCCGTGCGCCGCGGCGACGGCTGGGTGCTCAACGGTGCGAAGAACTTCATCACTCACGGCCGCATCGGCGGCATGATGGTGGCGATGGCGGTGACCGATCGGACGAAAGGGCACCGCGGCATCTCCGCGTTCGTGCTCGAGCACGGCACGCCCGGGATGAGCGCCGGCAAGAAGGAGAACAAGCTGGGGATGCGCGCCAGCGACACCAGCGAGGTGGTGTTCCAGGACTGCCGCATTCCCGCGTCGCAGTTGCTCGGCGAGGAAGGCCAGGGCTTCATCAACACCCTGCAGGTGCTCGACGCCGGCCGGATCGGCATCGCGGCGCTGTCGGTCGGGCTCGCGCAGGGGGCGTACGAAGCGGCGCGCGGCTACGCCAGGGAACGGCGGCAGTTCGGCCAGCCGATCGCGGCGTTCCAGGCGATCCAGTGGAAGCTCGCCGACGCGGCGACGCGGATCGAAGCGGCGCGGCTGCTCACTTATCGCGCCGCCCATCTCAAGGATCTCGGCCGGCGGATGACCCGCGAATCGGCGATGGCGAAACTCTACGCCAGCGAGACCGCGGTCAAGGTCGCCGACGACTGCGTCCAGATCCACGGCGGCTACGGCTTCGTGAAGGACTACCCGGCGGAGAAGTACTTCCGCGACGTGAAGCTGCTCACCATCGGCGAGGGCACGAGCGAGATCCAGCGCCTGGTCATCGCGCGGCAGCTGCTGGCGTGA